DNA from Oceanidesulfovibrio indonesiensis:
AGACTGCTTTCTGACCAACCCAGGGATAGACTGCTCTTCGTGATGGGCATTANNNNNNNNNNNNNNNNNNNNNNNNNNNNNNNNNNNNNNNNNCTCAGACGGAGCCGGCACCGGATCATTTCCTGTTCAAGAGCAGGAAAGGGGTCAATGCCCCTCTCACCACATATTCAGTCACCATGATGGTGAAGCGGTGGGCTGCCATGATCAACCTGAAAGGGAATTACGGCGCCCACACGTTGAGGAAAACCTGGACATTCCATCAACGCAAGACATTCGGAGTATCCTGGGAAGTCCTAGCCAAACGTCTGAACCATTCCACGCCGTCAGTCACCAGGAGGTATCTGGGAGTGCAGGATGAGGAAGTCGAGGAAGTGCTGTTGAACAGCTTATAGAGGAAGAGGCAGGCCAAAGAAAAACCTGCCTCTTCANNT
Protein-coding regions in this window:
- a CDS encoding tyrosine-type recombinase/integrase produces the protein QTEPAPDHFLFKSRKGVNAPLTTYSVTMMVKRWAAMINLKGNYGAHTLRKTWTFHQRKTFGVSWEVLAKRLNHSTPSVTRRYLGVQDEEVEEVLLNSL